One window of the Streptococcus parasanguinis ATCC 15912 genome contains the following:
- the dnaJ gene encoding molecular chaperone DnaJ produces MNNTEFYDRLGVSKNASQDEIKKAYRKLSKKYHPDINKEPGAEEKYKEVQEAYETLSDEQKRAAYDQYGAAGANGGFGGGAGGFGGFDGAGFGGFEDIFSSFFGGGASRNPNAPRQGDDLQYRVNLKFEEAIFGAEKEVKYHREASCHTCHGSGAKPGTSPVTCGRCHGSGVINVDTQTPLGMMRRQVTCDVCHGRGQEIKDPCSTCRGTGHEKQAHSVNVKIPAGVETGQQIRLAGQGEAGFNGGPYGDLYVVVNVEPSDRFERDGSTIYYKLDLNFVQAALGDTVHVPTVHGDVDLVIPEGTQTGKKFRLRGKGAPSLRGGAMGDQYVSVNVVTPTGLNDKQKEALQAFAEASDLKVNPKKKGFFDKVKDALDDL; encoded by the coding sequence ATGAACAATACTGAATTTTATGACCGTTTGGGCGTTTCAAAGAATGCATCTCAAGATGAGATCAAGAAAGCCTATCGGAAATTATCTAAAAAATATCACCCAGATATCAACAAGGAGCCTGGTGCTGAGGAAAAGTACAAGGAAGTTCAAGAAGCTTATGAGACTTTGAGTGACGAGCAAAAACGAGCTGCTTATGACCAATATGGTGCTGCGGGTGCCAATGGTGGCTTCGGTGGCGGAGCAGGTGGTTTTGGTGGCTTTGATGGTGCTGGTTTTGGTGGCTTTGAAGATATCTTCTCTAGCTTCTTTGGTGGCGGTGCAAGTCGTAATCCAAATGCACCTCGTCAAGGGGATGACCTCCAATACCGCGTCAATCTCAAGTTTGAAGAAGCGATTTTTGGTGCGGAAAAAGAAGTCAAGTACCATCGGGAAGCTAGCTGTCATACCTGTCATGGTTCTGGGGCTAAGCCAGGGACTAGTCCGGTGACCTGTGGACGCTGTCATGGTTCTGGAGTCATCAATGTGGATACGCAAACCCCTCTTGGGATGATGCGCCGTCAAGTGACCTGTGATGTCTGTCATGGTCGTGGTCAAGAAATCAAAGATCCATGTAGCACTTGTCGTGGAACAGGTCATGAAAAACAAGCTCATAGCGTGAATGTCAAGATTCCTGCAGGAGTTGAAACAGGTCAACAAATCCGATTAGCTGGTCAAGGAGAAGCTGGCTTTAACGGTGGACCTTATGGTGACTTGTATGTCGTTGTCAATGTTGAGCCGAGCGATCGCTTCGAACGAGATGGCTCAACCATCTACTACAAGTTAGACTTGAACTTTGTCCAAGCAGCTCTTGGAGATACGGTCCATGTGCCAACTGTTCACGGAGATGTCGATTTGGTCATTCCTGAAGGAACCCAAACCGGTAAGAAATTCCGCCTCCGTGGAAAAGGGGCTCCAAGCTTACGTGGTGGTGCTATGGGGGATCAATATGTATCTGTCAATGTCGTCACCCCAACTGGTTTAAATGACAAGCAAAAAGAAGCCCTTCAAGCCTTTGCGGAAGCAAGTGATTTGAAGGTCAACCCAAAGAAAAAAGGTTTCTTTGACAAGGTCAAAGATGCTTTAGATGATTTATAA
- a CDS encoding family 20 glycosylhydrolase yields the protein MKSHQPRYAIRKYAVGAASVLIGFFAGAHVVAADTPTTTESPATTVPTQPNESESTISLNEEASQPAVEKPTAPAPIVDQSQPTLPDRELRVSDLDRLIREEASSVAESDVTTQPTTAATETPAKDPDQEEKLAKKKIVSIDAGRKYFSPDQIKEIIDEASKTGYTDLHLLVGNDGLRFVLDDMSLKVGDTSYSSQAVTDAVEKGTKAYYDDPNGTALTQAQMDDILAYAKSKKVGVIPTINSPGHMDAILTAMEQLGIENPHFNYFGTKKSARTVDLDNQKALDFTKALVDKYAAYFSGKADIFNIGLDEYANDATDDHGWQVLQASKHWPGEGYPEKGYEKFIQYANDLAAIVKKHKMKPMAFNDGIYYNGDTSYGTFDKDIIVSYWTGGWNGYDVASSKLLSELGHQILNTNDAWYYVIGRDKAGSGWYNLDQGLEGISKSAIDVVQKNDGSKVPFIGGMVAAWADTPSATYKKDLLFKLMHAFVDKNADYFVADLEVVEKALSEAPTDLDHYTPESLVAFTAAKKALEGVGADTTRAEAKTLIDHLKAAQDALVYTESYAKEVAAKEAAEKLAMKKVISIDAGRKYFSLDQLKRIVDKASELGYSDLHLLVGNDGMRFVLDDMTVEANGKTYASDDVKKAILEGTKAYYDDPNGQALTQAEMDELHAYATAKGIGLIAAVNSPGHMDALLVAMEKLGIENPQASFDTVSKTTMDLTNEAAVNFTKALIGKYMDYFKDKSKIFNYGTDEYANDATSAQGWYYLKWYDLYGKFAEYSNSLAAMAREKGLQPMAFNDGFYYGDEDDVAFDKDVLISYWSKGWWGYNLASPQYLADKGYKFLNTNGDWYYVLGRTPETGGGYIEKAIANAAATPFRQLPSTTYPETSLPMIGSMVAVWCDTPSEEYIEKNVFDLMEAFANHNKDYFKADFTALRKAVATVPTDLDIYTPESRAALAKVLDSLNWNVSRAHQDQVDQEVATLTQALAGLKPITQVGSLAENDVKALVEDKPSLEIVEKELDFDLVERSNPDLAKGERKVIQAGVKGQGLEYVEVSALDQSRKVIATEVATEPVAEIVEVGTKEVVIPTTPSVEAPVKSDVLVNKVVPDPSTPQVISKDQPVAPGNTPTPIPAAVEKEVRSETVSSNKQLPETGAESALGLALLGAILGAAGMDLKNKKRD from the coding sequence ATGAAATCACATCAACCACGTTATGCGATTCGCAAGTATGCAGTAGGAGCTGCTTCGGTGCTCATAGGATTTTTTGCTGGTGCTCATGTTGTAGCGGCCGATACGCCGACGACTACTGAAAGTCCTGCAACGACAGTTCCAACTCAGCCAAACGAGAGTGAGTCAACTATTTCCCTTAATGAGGAAGCTTCTCAGCCAGCAGTAGAAAAACCAACGGCTCCTGCCCCGATCGTCGATCAAAGTCAACCAACACTGCCTGATCGTGAATTGCGGGTATCAGATCTTGACCGTTTGATTCGCGAAGAAGCAAGTTCTGTCGCAGAGTCGGATGTGACAACTCAACCAACGACAGCAGCGACGGAAACGCCTGCTAAAGATCCTGACCAAGAAGAAAAATTAGCCAAGAAAAAGATTGTTTCGATTGATGCCGGTCGCAAGTACTTCTCACCAGACCAAATCAAGGAAATCATTGATGAAGCAAGTAAGACGGGCTATACAGACTTGCATCTTCTAGTTGGAAATGACGGCTTGCGCTTTGTGCTGGATGATATGTCTTTGAAAGTGGGAGATACTTCTTATTCTAGCCAAGCCGTGACAGATGCTGTTGAAAAAGGGACGAAGGCTTATTACGATGATCCGAACGGGACAGCCTTGACCCAGGCTCAAATGGATGATATTTTGGCCTACGCCAAATCGAAGAAAGTAGGTGTCATTCCAACCATTAATAGTCCAGGTCACATGGATGCGATTCTGACAGCCATGGAACAATTGGGGATCGAAAACCCTCACTTTAATTATTTTGGTACAAAGAAATCAGCTAGGACAGTTGATTTGGACAACCAAAAAGCCTTAGACTTTACTAAGGCTTTGGTAGACAAGTATGCGGCTTATTTCAGCGGCAAAGCAGATATTTTCAATATTGGTTTGGATGAATATGCCAACGATGCCACAGATGACCATGGTTGGCAGGTTCTCCAAGCCAGCAAGCATTGGCCAGGTGAAGGCTATCCAGAAAAAGGCTATGAAAAATTCATCCAATATGCTAATGATCTAGCAGCTATTGTGAAAAAACACAAGATGAAACCAATGGCCTTTAATGACGGGATCTACTACAATGGCGATACTTCCTATGGTACTTTTGACAAGGATATCATTGTCTCCTACTGGACAGGTGGCTGGAATGGCTATGATGTCGCTTCTTCAAAACTCTTGTCTGAACTAGGTCATCAGATTCTTAATACTAATGATGCTTGGTATTATGTGATTGGACGGGATAAGGCTGGATCTGGTTGGTACAACCTTGATCAAGGTCTCGAAGGAATTTCCAAGTCAGCGATTGATGTCGTTCAAAAAAATGATGGGTCTAAGGTGCCCTTCATCGGTGGGATGGTAGCTGCCTGGGCAGATACACCATCCGCAACCTACAAAAAAGACCTTCTCTTTAAGTTGATGCATGCCTTCGTGGACAAGAATGCGGACTACTTTGTTGCAGATCTTGAAGTTGTCGAAAAAGCTCTTTCGGAAGCTCCAACTGATTTGGATCACTATACACCGGAATCTCTAGTAGCCTTTACGGCAGCCAAAAAAGCTTTAGAAGGGGTAGGAGCAGACACGACTCGAGCAGAGGCCAAAACCTTGATCGATCATCTTAAAGCGGCTCAAGATGCTTTGGTGTATACAGAAAGCTACGCGAAAGAAGTTGCTGCAAAAGAAGCAGCAGAAAAACTCGCCATGAAGAAGGTCATCTCGATCGATGCAGGTCGCAAATACTTCTCGCTGGATCAGTTGAAACGGATCGTAGATAAGGCCAGTGAGCTGGGTTATTCTGACTTGCACCTCCTTGTCGGAAACGATGGTATGCGCTTCGTCCTCGATGATATGACGGTGGAAGCCAATGGCAAAACCTATGCCAGTGACGATGTGAAAAAGGCCATTCTAGAAGGCACCAAGGCCTATTACGATGATCCAAATGGTCAAGCTTTGACCCAAGCAGAAATGGATGAGCTCCATGCTTATGCTACTGCTAAAGGAATCGGCTTGATTGCGGCAGTCAATAGTCCTGGCCACATGGATGCTTTGTTGGTGGCCATGGAAAAATTGGGCATTGAAAATCCACAAGCCAGCTTTGATACGGTTTCAAAAACAACCATGGATTTGACCAATGAAGCAGCAGTCAACTTTACCAAAGCCTTGATTGGCAAGTATATGGACTACTTCAAAGACAAGTCTAAGATCTTTAACTACGGAACAGATGAATATGCCAATGACGCTACCAGTGCGCAAGGTTGGTACTACCTCAAGTGGTATGACCTCTATGGTAAGTTTGCGGAGTATTCCAATAGTCTTGCAGCCATGGCGCGTGAAAAAGGCTTGCAGCCAATGGCCTTTAACGATGGCTTCTATTATGGAGATGAAGATGATGTTGCCTTTGACAAGGACGTCTTGATTTCATACTGGTCTAAAGGATGGTGGGGCTATAACCTCGCATCTCCACAGTATTTGGCAGATAAGGGTTATAAATTCCTTAATACCAACGGAGACTGGTATTATGTTTTGGGAAGAACACCTGAAACGGGTGGTGGTTATATTGAGAAAGCGATTGCCAATGCAGCTGCTACTCCATTTAGACAACTCCCAAGTACAACGTATCCTGAAACATCTTTGCCGATGATCGGTAGTATGGTAGCTGTTTGGTGTGATACCCCAAGTGAAGAATACATCGAAAAAAATGTCTTTGATCTCATGGAAGCTTTTGCCAACCATAACAAGGACTATTTCAAGGCGGACTTCACTGCTCTTAGAAAAGCAGTTGCTACGGTGCCAACAGATCTAGACATTTACACACCAGAATCGCGCGCAGCCCTTGCGAAAGTCTTAGATAGCTTGAATTGGAATGTGAGCCGTGCTCATCAAGATCAGGTGGATCAAGAAGTGGCCACTCTGACTCAAGCCCTTGCGGGGCTCAAGCCAATCACGCAAGTAGGTAGCTTGGCTGAAAATGACGTCAAAGCCCTAGTGGAAGACAAACCAAGTCTTGAAATCGTAGAAAAAGAACTTGATTTTGACCTTGTGGAACGGAGCAATCCAGATCTCGCTAAAGGAGAACGAAAAGTGATCCAGGCTGGGGTTAAAGGGCAAGGTCTTGAGTATGTAGAGGTTTCGGCACTTGATCAAAGTCGAAAAGTGATTGCTACAGAAGTTGCCACAGAGCCGGTTGCAGAAATTGTTGAAGTCGGTACCAAAGAAGTCGTGATCCCAACAACCCCTTCCGTAGAAGCGCCAGTGAAGTCAGACGTGCTCGTAAACAAAGTGGTTCCAGATCCTTCAACACCTCAAGTGATCTCGAAAGATCAACCAGTTGCACCAGGAAATACCCCAACGCCAATTCCAGCAGCTGTGGAAAAAGAGGTTCGTTCAGAAACAGTATCTTCTAACAAGCAACTTCCAGAAACAGGAGCAGAATCTGCTTTGGGACTCGCTTTACTAGGAGCGATCTTAGGGGCAGCAGGAATGGACTTGAAAAATAAAAAAAGAGACTAA
- the truA gene encoding tRNA pseudouridine(38-40) synthase TruA — MTRYKATISYDGTLFAGFQRQPHARSVQEEIEKTLTRLNQGTPVTVHGAGRTDSGVHALGQVIHFDLPQERDEEKLRFALDTQTPEDIDFIRVEQVAADFHSRYKKHSKTYEFIVDYGRPKNPMMRHYATHYPYPLDVEKMQAAIQKLEGTHDFTGFTASGTSVEDKVRTITEARLVEDAEHHRLVFTFSGNGFLYKQIRNMVGTLLKIGNDRMPIEQIDLILEQKDRNLAGPTAAPNGLYLKEIRYE, encoded by the coding sequence ATGACACGATACAAAGCAACCATTTCATATGATGGGACCTTGTTTGCAGGGTTTCAACGCCAACCGCATGCCCGCAGTGTGCAAGAGGAAATCGAGAAGACCTTGACGCGCCTCAATCAAGGAACCCCCGTTACCGTTCATGGAGCGGGGCGAACGGATTCCGGTGTCCATGCTCTTGGACAGGTGATTCATTTTGATCTCCCCCAAGAGCGGGACGAGGAGAAGCTCCGCTTTGCCCTCGATACCCAAACTCCAGAGGATATTGATTTTATCCGTGTGGAGCAAGTAGCGGCTGACTTTCATTCACGCTACAAGAAGCACAGCAAGACCTATGAATTCATCGTGGATTATGGTCGTCCCAAGAACCCCATGATGCGCCACTATGCCACCCACTATCCTTATCCTTTGGATGTGGAAAAGATGCAAGCAGCCATCCAAAAGTTGGAGGGAACCCATGATTTCACCGGTTTCACAGCTTCAGGAACCAGTGTGGAAGACAAGGTTCGTACGATTACAGAGGCTCGCTTGGTCGAGGATGCAGAACATCACCGCCTTGTCTTTACCTTTTCGGGCAATGGTTTTCTCTACAAGCAAATCCGCAATATGGTGGGAACTTTGTTGAAGATCGGAAATGATCGGATGCCGATCGAGCAGATCGATCTAATTTTAGAACAGAAGGACCGCAATCTAGCAGGTCCTACAGCAGCGCCAAATGGCTTATATTTAAAGGAGATCCGTTATGAGTAA
- a CDS encoding bifunctional hydroxymethylpyrimidine kinase/phosphomethylpyrimidine kinase, which yields MSNELILAISGNDIFSGGGLHADLATYTTNKQHGFVAVTCLTAMTEHGFEVIPVDPTTFAQQLNSLKDVPFSAIKLGLLPNVQVADLALDYVKAHAEIPVVLDPVLVCKESHDVEVSALRDELIKFFPYVTIITPNLPEAEILTQSKIQSLDDMKEAARKLYELGAANVVVKGGNRLNKEKAIDVFYDGTDFTIIEEPVLEKNNTGAGCTFASSISSQLVQGKSPLEAVKASKDFVFQAIQHSDQYGVVQYDI from the coding sequence ATGAGTAATGAATTGATTCTAGCTATTTCAGGAAATGATATTTTTAGTGGGGGAGGTCTTCACGCAGACCTTGCAACTTATACGACTAACAAACAGCATGGTTTTGTAGCGGTGACTTGTTTGACCGCTATGACGGAGCACGGTTTTGAAGTGATTCCGGTGGATCCAACGACCTTTGCGCAGCAGCTCAACTCTCTCAAGGATGTTCCTTTTTCTGCAATTAAACTCGGCCTTTTGCCAAATGTCCAAGTGGCAGACTTGGCCTTGGACTATGTCAAAGCCCATGCGGAGATCCCTGTGGTACTAGATCCTGTCTTGGTCTGCAAGGAAAGCCATGATGTTGAAGTTTCAGCTCTTCGAGACGAATTGATCAAATTCTTCCCTTATGTGACGATCATTACGCCGAACTTGCCAGAAGCTGAGATCTTGACCCAAAGCAAGATTCAATCGCTCGATGATATGAAGGAGGCAGCGCGCAAGCTCTACGAATTAGGAGCAGCGAATGTCGTGGTCAAAGGAGGCAATCGTCTCAATAAAGAAAAGGCCATCGATGTCTTTTATGATGGGACGGACTTCACCATCATTGAAGAGCCAGTCTTAGAAAAGAACAATACAGGAGCTGGTTGTACCTTTGCGTCTAGCATTTCCAGCCAGTTGGTGCAAGGGAAATCTCCACTTGAAGCTGTTAAAGCCTCTAAAGACTTTGTTTTCCAAGCGATTCAACATTCAGACCAGTATGGAGTAGTACAGTATGACATCTAA
- a CDS encoding ECF transporter S component produces the protein MTSNRTQLIARLSILTALTVVLGYYTKLPTPTGIVTLLDLGAYFTAFYFGRKEGAIVGGVGAFLLDLISGYPQWMFFSLLFHGGQGYFAGFKGKARYLGLLLATVVMVGGYALASALFLGNGWGAAISDIPNNLAQNFVGMALGYVVYYAFQKKGS, from the coding sequence ATGACATCTAATCGAACTCAACTCATTGCCCGCCTCTCTATTTTGACAGCCTTGACAGTTGTACTTGGCTACTATACCAAACTTCCAACTCCTACAGGGATCGTCACCCTACTAGATCTTGGTGCCTATTTCACAGCCTTCTATTTTGGACGCAAGGAAGGTGCTATTGTAGGTGGTGTCGGAGCCTTCTTATTGGATCTGATTTCAGGCTATCCTCAGTGGATGTTCTTTAGCCTCCTCTTTCACGGGGGACAAGGATATTTCGCTGGCTTCAAGGGCAAAGCTCGTTACCTAGGCTTGCTTCTTGCGACAGTCGTCATGGTAGGCGGTTACGCACTAGCTTCTGCTCTCTTTTTAGGCAATGGTTGGGGAGCTGCTATCTCGGACATTCCGAATAACCTCGCTCAGAATTTTGTTGGAATGGCTTTAGGCTATGTGGTCTATTATGCATTTCAAAAGAAAGGAAGCTAA
- a CDS encoding TIGR01440 family protein encodes MDLEQLKKDTKEILVDVLEKSRLRQGQILVLGMSSSEVAGGRIGKASNIDIAEAIVQTLLDELNPRGIYLAVQGCEHLNRALVVERELADKKELEIVNVLPSLHAGGAGQLAAFKYFKDPVEVEFITAQAGLDIGDTSVGMHVKHVQVPIRPILRELGGAHVTALASRPKLIGGARALYLDDPIRKS; translated from the coding sequence ATGGATCTGGAGCAACTGAAGAAGGATACAAAAGAAATCTTGGTAGATGTCTTGGAAAAAAGCCGTCTCCGCCAAGGACAGATTCTAGTCCTCGGGATGTCTTCAAGTGAAGTTGCAGGAGGGCGAATTGGAAAAGCCTCCAACATCGATATTGCCGAAGCTATTGTCCAGACCTTGCTAGATGAGTTGAATCCAAGAGGGATTTATCTGGCGGTACAAGGATGTGAGCATCTCAATCGCGCCTTGGTGGTCGAAAGAGAATTGGCAGATAAAAAGGAGTTAGAAATCGTCAATGTCCTTCCAAGTCTCCATGCAGGAGGTGCTGGACAACTCGCAGCTTTCAAGTATTTTAAGGATCCTGTTGAGGTGGAATTTATCACAGCTCAAGCCGGGTTAGACATCGGAGATACCTCAGTAGGGATGCATGTCAAACACGTGCAAGTTCCGATTCGCCCTATCTTGCGTGAACTAGGTGGCGCCCATGTCACAGCCCTCGCCAGTCGGCCAAAATTGATCGGTGGCGCCCGTGCTCTCTACCTCGATGATCCCATCCGAAAATCATAA
- the tig gene encoding trigger factor: MSVSFENKETNHGVLTFTISQEQIKPALDRVFESVKKTLNVPGFRKGHIPRPIFNQRFGEEALYQDALNDLLPAAYEAAVKEAGIEVVAQPTFDVVSMEKGQDWTLTAAVVTKPEVKLGAYKDLEVSVEVSKEVTDADVDARIERERNNLAELVVKEGAAAEGDTVVIDFVGSIDGVEFDGGKGDNFSLGLGSGQFIPGFEDQLVGHSAGETVDVIVTFPEDYQAADLAGKEAKFVTTIHEVKAKEVPALDDELAKDIDEEVETLAELKEKYRKELAAAKEEAYNDAVEAAAIDLAVENAEIVDLPEEMIHEEVHRSINEFLGNMQRQGISPEMYFQITGTTQEDLHKQYEAEAESRTKTNLVVEAVAKAEGFEATEEEINAEIEQLAADYNMPVEQVRNLLSPEMLKHDITVKKAVNVITSTAKVK; encoded by the coding sequence ATGTCTGTATCATTTGAAAACAAAGAAACTAACCACGGTGTATTGACTTTCACAATCAGCCAAGAGCAAATCAAACCTGCTTTGGACCGTGTGTTTGAGTCTGTTAAGAAAACTTTGAACGTACCTGGATTCCGTAAAGGTCATATTCCACGTCCAATCTTCAACCAACGTTTTGGTGAAGAAGCTCTTTACCAAGATGCTTTGAACGATCTTCTTCCAGCAGCATACGAAGCAGCTGTTAAAGAAGCTGGAATCGAAGTTGTAGCACAACCAACTTTCGATGTTGTATCTATGGAAAAAGGTCAAGACTGGACATTGACAGCAGCTGTTGTAACAAAACCTGAAGTAAAATTGGGTGCTTACAAAGACCTTGAAGTGTCAGTAGAAGTTTCTAAAGAAGTAACAGACGCTGATGTGGATGCTCGTATCGAACGCGAACGCAACAACTTGGCTGAATTGGTTGTTAAAGAAGGTGCTGCTGCAGAAGGTGACACAGTTGTGATCGACTTCGTAGGTTCTATCGACGGTGTTGAATTCGACGGTGGTAAAGGTGACAACTTCTCACTTGGACTTGGTTCAGGTCAATTCATCCCAGGTTTCGAAGACCAATTGGTTGGACACTCTGCTGGTGAAACAGTTGATGTGATCGTAACATTCCCAGAAGACTACCAAGCAGCTGACCTTGCAGGTAAAGAAGCGAAATTCGTGACAACGATCCACGAAGTAAAAGCAAAAGAAGTACCAGCTCTTGACGATGAATTGGCAAAAGACATCGACGAAGAAGTTGAAACTCTTGCTGAATTGAAAGAAAAATACCGCAAAGAATTGGCAGCAGCTAAAGAAGAAGCATACAACGATGCAGTAGAAGCAGCAGCAATCGATCTTGCCGTTGAAAATGCTGAAATCGTTGACCTTCCAGAAGAAATGATCCATGAAGAAGTACACCGTTCAATCAACGAATTCCTTGGAAACATGCAACGTCAAGGTATCTCACCTGAAATGTACTTCCAAATCACTGGAACAACTCAAGAAGATCTTCACAAACAATACGAAGCAGAAGCTGAAAGCCGTACGAAGACAAACCTTGTGGTTGAAGCAGTAGCGAAAGCAGAAGGCTTCGAAGCAACTGAAGAAGAAATCAACGCTGAAATCGAACAATTGGCAGCAGATTACAACATGCCAGTTGAACAAGTTCGCAACCTTCTTTCACCAGAAATGTTGAAACATGACATCACAGTGAAGAAAGCAGTGAACGTGATTACAAGCACAGCAAAAGTAAAATAA
- the rpoE gene encoding DNA-directed RNA polymerase subunit delta, which produces MELEVFAGQEKSELSMIEVARAILELRGRDHEMYFSDLVNEIQNYLEKSNSEIREALPLFYTELNVDGSFIPLGDNKWGLRSWYAIDEVDEEIIALEETDEDETPKKRKKKRVNAFMDGDEDAIDYNDDDPEDEEVYEADPALSYDEENPDDEKSEVEAYDAEINEIVPDDLGEEVELSEEDDEEEDAEDEEEE; this is translated from the coding sequence TTGGAATTAGAAGTATTTGCTGGACAAGAAAAAAGTGAACTTTCTATGATTGAAGTGGCACGTGCGATTTTAGAATTACGCGGACGTGACCATGAAATGTACTTTAGCGATCTTGTAAATGAAATTCAAAATTACCTTGAAAAATCAAACAGCGAGATCCGTGAAGCTCTTCCATTGTTCTACACAGAATTGAATGTAGATGGAAGCTTTATCCCACTTGGAGATAACAAATGGGGCCTTCGTTCATGGTATGCCATCGATGAAGTTGATGAGGAAATCATCGCTCTTGAAGAAACAGACGAAGACGAAACTCCTAAGAAACGGAAGAAAAAACGTGTCAATGCCTTCATGGATGGAGACGAAGATGCAATCGACTACAACGATGACGATCCAGAAGACGAAGAAGTTTACGAAGCAGATCCAGCTCTTTCATATGATGAAGAAAATCCAGATGATGAAAAGAGTGAAGTCGAAGCTTACGATGCTGAAATCAATGAAATCGTACCAGATGATTTGGGTGAGGAAGTTGAATTGAGCGAAGAAGACGACGAAGAAGAGGATGCTGAAGACGAGGAAGAAGAATAA
- a CDS encoding B3/B4 domain-containing protein yields the protein MDFRLDQSLVALGIDTVVVGIARNVDPQAVLPPSFLEKKKELEQWALQCQTEEVVASPVIKGYTDLLQKVGRSIKKNPPTVLALIRNIQHRGALPQINSIIDIYNVESLKSFLAIGGHDLDKIEGQIEFTVSQRDDLFLPILSSEKHVAPTDPVYRDQKGVLAWLDVRDSDHYKFEETTQNALFVIQGNTETSVEMRLEALERIRKDLALCMSQLQFEKFLVTQNGVEKVS from the coding sequence ATGGACTTTCGTTTAGATCAAAGTTTAGTAGCTCTTGGTATTGATACGGTTGTGGTCGGAATTGCTAGAAATGTGGACCCCCAAGCAGTTTTACCCCCTTCTTTTCTTGAAAAGAAGAAAGAGCTTGAACAATGGGCGCTCCAGTGTCAGACAGAAGAAGTAGTGGCATCTCCTGTCATCAAAGGGTATACAGACCTCTTGCAAAAAGTAGGGCGTAGCATCAAGAAAAATCCACCAACAGTCCTAGCTCTTATCCGAAACATCCAGCATCGAGGAGCTCTTCCTCAGATCAATAGCATCATCGATATCTATAATGTCGAATCTCTGAAGTCTTTTCTCGCGATCGGAGGACATGACCTAGATAAGATTGAGGGACAGATTGAATTTACAGTGAGTCAAAGAGACGATCTTTTCCTCCCTATCCTTTCTAGTGAAAAACATGTCGCACCGACAGATCCTGTCTATCGGGATCAAAAAGGAGTTTTGGCTTGGTTGGATGTACGCGATAGTGACCATTACAAATTTGAGGAGACTACGCAAAACGCCCTCTTTGTCATTCAAGGAAATACCGAGACATCAGTCGAGATGCGTTTAGAAGCACTGGAGCGAATCCGCAAGGACCTTGCTCTTTGCATGTCTCAGCTTCAATTTGAGAAATTTCTCGTCACACAAAATGGAGTGGAAAAGGTCTCGTAA